In Gossypium hirsutum isolate 1008001.06 chromosome D06, Gossypium_hirsutum_v2.1, whole genome shotgun sequence, one genomic interval encodes:
- the LOC107902010 gene encoding probable plastid-lipid-associated protein 8, chloroplastic — protein MAACSLTLSSSLPQPKPSFFGSKPSHLSLHSTSFALKSQCFRVSSSSVSISSRPADDLVASLLSKVIKTDGGVSLTTKQHQEVAQVANELNKYCVDEPVKCPLIFGDWDVVYCSNPTSPGGGYRSALGRLFFKTKDMVQAVEAPDSVRNKVSFSVFGFLEGEVSLKGKLKVLDHQWIQVIFQPPELRVGAMDFQYGGESEVKLQITYIDEKIRLGKGSRGSLFVFRRRHGGSTNV, from the exons ATGGCAGCTTGTTCCCTCACTCTATCGTCCTCCTTGCCCCAACCTAAACCCTCATTTTTTGGATCGAAACCCTCTCATCTATCCTTACACAGCACTTCGTTTGCGCTCAAATCCCAGTGTTTCAGGGTTTCCTCAAGTTCCGTTTCCATCTCCAGTCGCCCCGCCGATGATCTAGTTGCATCTCTTCTCTCCAAG GTGATAAAAACGGATGGTGGAGTTTCACTCACCACAAAACAGCACCAAGAGGTAGCTCAAGTGGCTAATGAGTTGAACAAATATTGCGTTGATGAACCAGTCAAATGCCCTTTAATCTTCGGAG ATTGGGATGTGGTTTACTGTTCGAATCCCACGTCACCAGGAGGCGGCTACAGAAGTGCATTGGGGCGCCTTTTCTTCAAGACCAAGGACATGGTCCAGGCTGTTGAAGCTCCTGACTCCGTACGAAACAAAGTCTCCTTCTCTGTTTTTGGGTTTCTTGAGGGAGAGGTCTCCTTGAAAG GAAAGCTGAAGGTCTTGGATCATCAATGGATTCAAGTCATTTTTCAGCCACCTGAACTGAGGGTAGGAGCAATGGACTTCCAGTATGGTGGCGAGAGTGAGGTCAAGCTACAGATCACGTATATTGACGAGAAGATCAGATTAGGAAAGGGCTCTAGAGGTTCTTTATTTGTATTTCGAAGGCGGCACGGAGGCTCAACCAACGTTTAA
- the LOC107902011 gene encoding protein FAM32A-like, with product MSSYQNVAGGRLRLKGKPLHVFKAKAEEADPISKKKRKKHKHRYAPHSQGENRRLSTDTTDDNHEAAKDGDEATAFEDHLTPAERKFLEQTRQLELQRLAKMATKSHHDRIQEFNQYLANLTEHYDIPKVGPG from the exons ATGTCGTCCTACCAGAACGTTGCCGGGGGGAGACTGAGGCTGAAAGGGAAACCCCTCCACGTTTTTAAAGCTAAAGCCGAAGAAGCAGATCCCATTTCcaaaaagaagaggaagaagcaCAAGCACCGTTATGCCCCCCACTCCCAGG GTGAAAACAGAAGGCTGTCAACAGATACGACCGACGACAACCATGAGGCTGCAAAAGATGGCGACGAAGCTACTGCTTTTGAGGATCATCTTACTCCAGCTGAAAGAAAATTCCTAGAGCAGACACGCCAACTTGAGCTCCAAAGACTGGCAAAGATGGCCACCAAATCACACCATGATCGCATTCAGGAATTTAACCAATATTTGGCTAATCTAACTGAGCATTATGACATCCCTAAAGTTGGCCCTGGTTAA
- the LOC107902008 gene encoding putative RNA methyltransferase At5g10620 isoform X3, which yields MMIDVFSFSPPAGSRGKRTFPEPQTNFILFSVFRNAVVSTLFDTSHPLLPAINEINSFLFLNYKKKTSYGLDAISNCRIIKLMMTMATAMGISACGVSLQWTNPNSYSSGKGCKYAGQSVRALPIRTLTVGKKRLPGVQLLVDEYIAKLKSYCHVDDVQIRSNPKNARNVMAQVHDEDIAVINLITSNDWVVMLDERGLDLSSEQLAELLGDAGNTVWNTNH from the exons ATGATGATTGATGTCTTTTCTTTCTCTCCTCCTGCAGGTTCTAGAGGCAAAAGGACGTTTCCAGAACCCCaaacaaatttcattttattctCGGTATTTAGAAACGCTGTCGTTTCTACCCTTTTTGACACTTCCCACCCACTGCTTCCCGCGATAAATGAAATCAACagtttcttatttctcaattacAAAAAGAAGACAAGTTACGGTCTTGACGCCATTTCCAACTGTAGAATTATTAAGTTGATGATGACAATGGCAACGGCAATGGGGATCTCAGCATGTGGGGTTAGTCTTCAGTGGACGAATCCCAACTCTTATTCGTCAG GTAAAGGATGCAAATATGCTGGTCAATCCGTG AGAGCGTTACCTATTCGAACCCTAACGGTAGGGAAAAAGAGGCTCCCAGGTGTACAATTGCTGGTGGATGAATATATTGCAAAGCTCAAAAGTTATTGTCATGTTGATGATGTTCAAATTCGCTCCAATCCTAAAAATGCGCG CAATGTGATGGCTCAGGTTCATGATGAAGACATAGCTGTCATCAACCTTATCACGTCTAATGATTGG GTGGTGATGTTGGATGAGCGTGGACTAGATCTTAGCTCTGAGCAATTGGCTGAATTGTTAGGGGATGCTGGGAATACGGTGTGGAATACTAACCATTGA